The proteins below are encoded in one region of Mangifera indica cultivar Alphonso chromosome 7, CATAS_Mindica_2.1, whole genome shotgun sequence:
- the LOC123221048 gene encoding magnesium transporter MRS2-2-like isoform X3 translates to MGPDGYVVPADPQAVVVAKKKTQSSRSWILFDRAGLSTVLDVDKYAIMHRVQIHARDLRIIDPLLSYPSTILGREKAIVLNLEHIKAIITAEEVLLRDPLDGNVIPVVAELQRRLPPRNAIREAQANGKEDGGGRNEVEAGEENESPFEFRALEVALEAICSFLAARTTELETAAYPALDELTSKISSRNLDRVRKLKSAMTRLTARVQKVRDELEQLLDDDDDMADLYLSRKLAGPSSPASGSGPANWFPASPTIGSKISKASRASIATIRGDENDVEELEMLLELREYIDDTEDYINIQLDNHRNQLIQLELFLSSGTVALSIYSLVTAIFGMNIPYTWNENHGYTFKWVVIVSGIFSAILFAALMSYARYKGLIGS, encoded by the exons ATGGGACCAGACGGGTACGTGGTGCCGGCGGACCCACAGGCGGTTGTTGTTGCGAAGAAGAAAACGCAGTCGTCTCGGAGTTGGATACTTTTCGACCGTGCGGGCCTGAGCACCGTTTTGGATGTCGACAAATACGCTATCATGCACCGCGTCCAAATCCACGCGCGTGATCTTCGCATTATCGATCCTTTGCTCTCTTACCCCTCCACTATTCTTGGTCGTGAGAAAGCCATTGTCTTGAACTTGGAG CATATCAAGGCAATTATCACAGCTGAAGAG GTATTGCTGCGAGATCCATTGGATGGAAACGTGATTCCGGTGGTGGCGGAACTTCAAAGGCGACTTCCACCTAGGAATGCCATTCGTGAAGCGCAGGCAAATGGGAAAGAAGATGGCGGAGGGCGTAATGAAGTTGAAGCAGGTGAAGAAAATG AGTCTCCGTTTGAATTCCGAGCCCTGGAGGTAGCTTTAGAAGCTATTTGTAGTTTTTTAGCTGCTCGTACAACAGAATTAGAGACTGCTGCTTATCCTGCTTTGGATGAACTTACATCCAAG ATCAGCAGCCGTAATTTGGACAGGGTTCGTAAATTGAAGAGTGCAATGACAAGGTTGACTGCCCGTGTTCAAAAG GTGAGAGATGAACTTGAACAACTACTAGATGATGACGATGATATGGCTGATCTTTACTTGTCAAGAAAATTGGCTGGCCCATCTTCACCTGCTAGTGGTTCTGGTCCTGCCAATTGGTTTCCTGCATCCCCTACCATAGGTTCAAAGATTTCAAAAGCAAGTAGAGCAAGTATAGCCACAATTCGTGGAGATGAGAATGATGTTGAAGAGCTTGAAATGTTGCTAGAG CTGCGGGAATATATTGATGATACTGAGGATTATATTAATATTCAG CTGGATAACCATCGTAATCAGCTGATTCAG TTAGAGCTCTTTCTAAGTTCAGGAACAGTCGCTCTATCCATCTACTCACTGGTAACTGCAATATTTGGCATGAATATCCCATATACTTGGAATGAGAACCATGGATACACATTTAAATGG GTGGTCATTGTCTCAGGAATATTTTCTGCAATATTATTTGCTGCCCTTATGTCATACGCTCGTTACAAGGGTTTGATTGGATCTTGA
- the LOC123221048 gene encoding magnesium transporter MRS2-I-like isoform X2: MGPDGYVVPADPQAVVVAKKKTQSSRSWILFDRAGLSTVLDVDKYAIMHRVQIHARDLRIIDPLLSYPSTILGREKAIVLNLEHIKAIITAEEVLLRDPLDGNVIPVVAELQRRLPPRNAIREAQANGKEDGGGRNEVEAESPFEFRALEVALEAICSFLAARTTELETAAYPALDELTSKISSRNLDRVRKLKSAMTRLTARVQKVRDELEQLLDDDDDMADLYLSRKLAGPSSPASGSGPANWFPASPTIGSKISKASRASIATIRGDENDVEELEMLLEAYFMQIDSTLNKLTTLREYIDDTEDYINIQLDNHRNQLIQLELFLSSGTVALSIYSLVTAIFGMNIPYTWNENHGYTFKWVVIVSGIFSAILFAALMSYARYKGLIGS, translated from the exons ATGGGACCAGACGGGTACGTGGTGCCGGCGGACCCACAGGCGGTTGTTGTTGCGAAGAAGAAAACGCAGTCGTCTCGGAGTTGGATACTTTTCGACCGTGCGGGCCTGAGCACCGTTTTGGATGTCGACAAATACGCTATCATGCACCGCGTCCAAATCCACGCGCGTGATCTTCGCATTATCGATCCTTTGCTCTCTTACCCCTCCACTATTCTTGGTCGTGAGAAAGCCATTGTCTTGAACTTGGAG CATATCAAGGCAATTATCACAGCTGAAGAG GTATTGCTGCGAGATCCATTGGATGGAAACGTGATTCCGGTGGTGGCGGAACTTCAAAGGCGACTTCCACCTAGGAATGCCATTCGTGAAGCGCAGGCAAATGGGAAAGAAGATGGCGGAGGGCGTAATGAAGTTGAAGCAG AGTCTCCGTTTGAATTCCGAGCCCTGGAGGTAGCTTTAGAAGCTATTTGTAGTTTTTTAGCTGCTCGTACAACAGAATTAGAGACTGCTGCTTATCCTGCTTTGGATGAACTTACATCCAAG ATCAGCAGCCGTAATTTGGACAGGGTTCGTAAATTGAAGAGTGCAATGACAAGGTTGACTGCCCGTGTTCAAAAG GTGAGAGATGAACTTGAACAACTACTAGATGATGACGATGATATGGCTGATCTTTACTTGTCAAGAAAATTGGCTGGCCCATCTTCACCTGCTAGTGGTTCTGGTCCTGCCAATTGGTTTCCTGCATCCCCTACCATAGGTTCAAAGATTTCAAAAGCAAGTAGAGCAAGTATAGCCACAATTCGTGGAGATGAGAATGATGTTGAAGAGCTTGAAATGTTGCTAGAG GCTTACTTTATGCAAATTGATAGCACATTGAACAAATTAACCACA CTGCGGGAATATATTGATGATACTGAGGATTATATTAATATTCAG CTGGATAACCATCGTAATCAGCTGATTCAG TTAGAGCTCTTTCTAAGTTCAGGAACAGTCGCTCTATCCATCTACTCACTGGTAACTGCAATATTTGGCATGAATATCCCATATACTTGGAATGAGAACCATGGATACACATTTAAATGG GTGGTCATTGTCTCAGGAATATTTTCTGCAATATTATTTGCTGCCCTTATGTCATACGCTCGTTACAAGGGTTTGATTGGATCTTGA
- the LOC123221048 gene encoding magnesium transporter MRS2-I-like isoform X1, with translation MGPDGYVVPADPQAVVVAKKKTQSSRSWILFDRAGLSTVLDVDKYAIMHRVQIHARDLRIIDPLLSYPSTILGREKAIVLNLEHIKAIITAEEVLLRDPLDGNVIPVVAELQRRLPPRNAIREAQANGKEDGGGRNEVEAGEENESPFEFRALEVALEAICSFLAARTTELETAAYPALDELTSKISSRNLDRVRKLKSAMTRLTARVQKVRDELEQLLDDDDDMADLYLSRKLAGPSSPASGSGPANWFPASPTIGSKISKASRASIATIRGDENDVEELEMLLEAYFMQIDSTLNKLTTLREYIDDTEDYINIQLDNHRNQLIQLELFLSSGTVALSIYSLVTAIFGMNIPYTWNENHGYTFKWVVIVSGIFSAILFAALMSYARYKGLIGS, from the exons ATGGGACCAGACGGGTACGTGGTGCCGGCGGACCCACAGGCGGTTGTTGTTGCGAAGAAGAAAACGCAGTCGTCTCGGAGTTGGATACTTTTCGACCGTGCGGGCCTGAGCACCGTTTTGGATGTCGACAAATACGCTATCATGCACCGCGTCCAAATCCACGCGCGTGATCTTCGCATTATCGATCCTTTGCTCTCTTACCCCTCCACTATTCTTGGTCGTGAGAAAGCCATTGTCTTGAACTTGGAG CATATCAAGGCAATTATCACAGCTGAAGAG GTATTGCTGCGAGATCCATTGGATGGAAACGTGATTCCGGTGGTGGCGGAACTTCAAAGGCGACTTCCACCTAGGAATGCCATTCGTGAAGCGCAGGCAAATGGGAAAGAAGATGGCGGAGGGCGTAATGAAGTTGAAGCAGGTGAAGAAAATG AGTCTCCGTTTGAATTCCGAGCCCTGGAGGTAGCTTTAGAAGCTATTTGTAGTTTTTTAGCTGCTCGTACAACAGAATTAGAGACTGCTGCTTATCCTGCTTTGGATGAACTTACATCCAAG ATCAGCAGCCGTAATTTGGACAGGGTTCGTAAATTGAAGAGTGCAATGACAAGGTTGACTGCCCGTGTTCAAAAG GTGAGAGATGAACTTGAACAACTACTAGATGATGACGATGATATGGCTGATCTTTACTTGTCAAGAAAATTGGCTGGCCCATCTTCACCTGCTAGTGGTTCTGGTCCTGCCAATTGGTTTCCTGCATCCCCTACCATAGGTTCAAAGATTTCAAAAGCAAGTAGAGCAAGTATAGCCACAATTCGTGGAGATGAGAATGATGTTGAAGAGCTTGAAATGTTGCTAGAG GCTTACTTTATGCAAATTGATAGCACATTGAACAAATTAACCACA CTGCGGGAATATATTGATGATACTGAGGATTATATTAATATTCAG CTGGATAACCATCGTAATCAGCTGATTCAG TTAGAGCTCTTTCTAAGTTCAGGAACAGTCGCTCTATCCATCTACTCACTGGTAACTGCAATATTTGGCATGAATATCCCATATACTTGGAATGAGAACCATGGATACACATTTAAATGG GTGGTCATTGTCTCAGGAATATTTTCTGCAATATTATTTGCTGCCCTTATGTCATACGCTCGTTACAAGGGTTTGATTGGATCTTGA